Proteins co-encoded in one Candidatus Binatia bacterium genomic window:
- the hemC gene encoding hydroxymethylbilane synthase translates to MKRTIRIGTRGSQLALTQSRWVQGCIQRQLPGWDVGLVTITTSGDRFVEQPLSAIGGKGLFVKEIEEALQARTIDCAVHSMKDVPGELAPGLVMAAIPPREDVRDVLITRDGARFEELPPGARVGTSSLRRMALIRAARGDLEVMNLRGNVDTRLRKLDSGQFGAVILAAAGLNRLGIKRSGLAFFDPLHFVPAVGQGALAIESRADETADVLAPLDDALTRIAVTAERAFLTRAGGSCRTPLAAYATISKETIELRALIASPDGQQVVRGERRGAAADGEAIGVELAEELLGKGGAEILRALQAG, encoded by the coding sequence GTGAAACGCACGATTCGCATCGGGACACGCGGCAGCCAACTGGCACTGACACAGTCGCGCTGGGTACAGGGTTGCATCCAGAGACAGCTGCCCGGATGGGACGTCGGACTCGTCACCATCACCACCTCGGGTGACCGCTTCGTCGAACAACCGCTCAGCGCCATCGGCGGCAAGGGGCTGTTCGTCAAAGAGATCGAAGAAGCGCTGCAGGCGCGGACCATCGACTGCGCCGTGCACTCGATGAAGGACGTGCCGGGTGAGTTGGCCCCGGGTTTGGTGATGGCCGCTATTCCGCCGCGCGAAGACGTACGGGATGTGCTGATCACGCGCGATGGGGCACGATTCGAAGAGCTGCCGCCTGGTGCCCGCGTCGGGACCAGCAGCCTGCGGCGGATGGCCCTGATCCGTGCGGCCCGCGGCGACCTCGAGGTCATGAATCTTCGCGGCAATGTGGACACGCGCCTGCGCAAGCTGGACAGTGGCCAGTTTGGCGCGGTCATTCTCGCGGCCGCAGGTCTGAACCGGCTGGGCATCAAGCGCAGCGGCCTCGCCTTCTTCGACCCGCTACACTTCGTTCCCGCCGTCGGCCAGGGTGCGCTTGCCATCGAAAGCCGCGCCGACGAAACCGCGGACGTGTTGGCGCCGCTCGACGACGCACTCACCCGCATCGCCGTCACCGCCGAGCGCGCCTTCCTCACGCGGGCCGGCGGCTCGTGCCGTACGCCGCTCGCGGCGTACGCCACGATCTCGAAGGAGACCATCGAGCTGCGCGCCCTCATTGCCAGCCCCGACGGTCAGCAGGTCGTGCGCGGCGAACGCCGCGGCGCGGCCGCCGATGGCGAGGCGATCGGCGTCGAATTGGCGGAGGAGTTGCTTGGCAAAGGCGGCGCCGAGATCTTGCGAGCGCTGCAGGCCGGTTAG